In Pseudomonas saudiphocaensis, one DNA window encodes the following:
- the dnaB gene encoding replicative DNA helicase: MNDISIPQQYDLETAALKVPPHSIEAEQAVLGGLMLDNNAWERVLDQVSDGDFYRHDHRLIFRAIFTLAERNSPFDVVTLSEQLDKEGHLPQVGGLAYLGELAKNTPSVANIKAYAQIIRERATLRQLIGISNEIADSAYAPQGRTGEEILDEAERLIFQIAEARPKVGGPIGINDILVKAIDRIDSLFNAGEAITGLSTGFTDLDEATSGLQPADLIIVAGRPSMGKTTFAMNLVENAVLRTEKAIVVYSLEMPADSIVIRMLASLGRIDQTKVRTGKLSDDDWPRLTSAVNLLNDRKLFIDDTAGISPSEMRARTRRLAREHGEIGMIMVDYLQLMQIPGSSGDNRTNEISEISRSLKGLAKEFNCPVVALSQLNRSLEQRPNKRPVNSDLRESGAIEQDADIIMFVYRDEVYHPETEYKGVAEIIIGKQRNGPIGTTRLAFLGKYSRFENLAPGSYQFDDD, translated from the coding sequence ATGAACGACATCAGCATCCCGCAGCAATACGATCTGGAAACCGCCGCACTCAAGGTGCCGCCGCATTCCATCGAAGCCGAACAGGCCGTGCTGGGCGGGTTGATGCTGGACAACAATGCCTGGGAGCGCGTGCTCGACCAGGTTTCCGATGGCGATTTCTACCGCCACGACCATCGCCTTATCTTCCGCGCCATCTTCACATTGGCCGAGCGCAACTCGCCGTTCGACGTGGTGACCTTGTCCGAGCAGCTGGACAAGGAAGGGCATCTGCCCCAGGTGGGAGGCCTTGCCTATCTCGGTGAGCTGGCCAAGAACACGCCCTCGGTGGCCAACATCAAGGCCTACGCGCAGATCATTCGTGAACGGGCCACCTTGCGCCAGCTGATCGGCATCAGCAATGAAATCGCCGATAGCGCCTATGCGCCGCAAGGACGCACCGGTGAGGAGATCCTCGACGAGGCCGAGCGGCTGATCTTCCAGATCGCCGAGGCGCGGCCCAAGGTCGGCGGCCCCATCGGCATCAATGACATCCTGGTCAAGGCAATCGACCGTATCGACTCGCTGTTCAACGCCGGCGAAGCGATTACCGGCCTGTCCACCGGCTTCACCGATCTGGACGAGGCCACCAGTGGTCTGCAGCCCGCCGATCTGATCATCGTCGCCGGGCGCCCATCCATGGGTAAGACCACCTTCGCGATGAACCTGGTGGAAAACGCGGTGTTGCGCACGGAAAAGGCGATTGTCGTCTACTCGCTGGAAATGCCCGCCGACTCCATCGTGATTCGTATGCTGGCCTCGCTGGGGCGGATCGATCAGACCAAGGTGCGTACCGGCAAGCTCAGCGACGATGACTGGCCTCGGCTGACCTCGGCGGTCAATCTGCTCAACGACCGCAAGCTGTTCATCGACGACACCGCCGGTATTTCCCCTTCGGAAATGCGCGCCCGTACTCGACGCCTGGCGCGAGAGCACGGCGAGATCGGCATGATCATGGTCGACTACCTGCAGCTGATGCAGATTCCCGGCTCCAGCGGTGATAACCGCACCAACGAGATTTCCGAGATCTCGCGCTCGCTCAAGGGCCTGGCCAAGGAATTCAACTGCCCGGTGGTGGCGCTGTCGCAGCTCAACCGCTCGCTTGAGCAGCGTCCCAACAAGCGGCCGGTCAACTCCGACTTGCGTGAATCAGGCGCCATCGAGCAGGACGCCGACATCATCATGTTCGTCTACCGGGACGAGGTGTATCACCCGGAAACCGAATACAAGGGCGTCGCCGAAATCATTATCGGCAAGCAACGGAACGGCCCCATTGGCACCACGCGACTGGCCTTCCTTGGCAAGTACTCACGCTTCGAGAACCTGGCACCAGGTAGCTATCAGTTTGATGATGACTAA
- the rplI gene encoding 50S ribosomal protein L9 — protein MEVILLEKVANLGNLGDKVNVKSGYGRNYLLPQRKATAATPANIAEFEARRAELEKAAAERKASAEARAAQLAELEVTITATAGDEGKLFGSIGTHDIADALTASGVEVAKSEIRLPNGTIRQVGEYDVAVHLHSDVEATVKLIVIAG, from the coding sequence ATGGAAGTCATCCTGCTGGAAAAAGTCGCGAACCTGGGCAACCTGGGCGACAAGGTAAACGTCAAGTCTGGTTACGGCCGCAACTACCTGCTGCCGCAGCGCAAGGCTACCGCCGCAACTCCGGCCAACATCGCCGAGTTCGAAGCTCGTCGTGCCGAGCTGGAAAAAGCTGCTGCCGAGCGTAAGGCTTCTGCCGAAGCGCGTGCTGCTCAGCTGGCCGAGCTGGAAGTCACCATCACTGCTACCGCGGGCGATGAGGGCAAGCTGTTCGGTTCCATCGGCACTCACGACATCGCCGACGCCCTGACCGCCTCTGGCGTGGAAGTGGCCAAGAGCGAAATCCGTCTGCCGAACGGCACCATCCGTCAGGTTGGTGAGTACGACGTAGCCGTGCACCTGCACAGCGACGTTGAAGCGACCGTGAAGCTGATCGTGATCGCTGGCTGA
- the rpsR gene encoding 30S ribosomal protein S18 → MARFFRRRKFCRFTAEDVKEIDYKDLNTLKAYVSETGKIVPSRITGTKARYQRQLATAIKRARFLALLPYTDSHDR, encoded by the coding sequence ATGGCACGTTTTTTCCGTCGTCGTAAGTTCTGCCGTTTCACCGCTGAAGACGTGAAAGAGATCGATTACAAGGATCTCAACACTCTGAAAGCCTACGTTTCCGAAACCGGCAAGATCGTTCCAAGCCGTATCACCGGAACCAAAGCACGCTATCAGCGCCAGCTGGCCACCGCTATCAAGCGCGCCCGCTTCCTGGCCCTGTTGCCCTACACCGACAGCCACGACCGTTAA
- the rpsF gene encoding 30S ribosomal protein S6: MRHYEIIFLVHPDQSEQVGGMVERYTKLIEEDGGKIHRLEDWGRRQLAYAINNVHKAHYVMLNVECSGKALAELEDNFRYNDAVIRNLIIRRDEAVTEQSEMLKAEENRSERRERRDRPETDNVNESDDSDSSDTNADE, from the coding sequence ATGCGTCATTACGAAATCATCTTTCTGGTCCACCCCGATCAGAGCGAGCAGGTCGGCGGCATGGTGGAGCGTTACACCAAGCTGATCGAAGAAGATGGCGGCAAGATCCATCGCCTGGAAGACTGGGGCCGTCGTCAGCTGGCTTACGCCATCAACAACGTCCACAAGGCTCACTACGTGATGCTGAACGTTGAGTGCAGCGGCAAGGCACTGGCCGAGCTGGAAGACAACTTCCGCTACAACGACGCCGTCATCCGTAACCTGATCATCCGCCGTGACGAGGCTGTTACCGAACAGTCCGAGATGCTCAAGGCTGAGGAAAACCGTAGCGAGCGCCGTGAGCGTCGTGACCGCCCTGAAACTGACAATGTCAACGAAAGCGATGACAGCGACAGCAGCGACACCAACGCTGACGAGTAA